From Penicillium digitatum chromosome 5, complete sequence, one genomic window encodes:
- a CDS encoding UPD-GlcNAc transporter (Mnn2-2), putative gives MILMVSLIFGGCCANVFALEAIIKEQPTAGPLITFAQFAICALFTIPSFLSPSAGPQALFLNPRGIPLRSWVIYTAYFVSVNLLNNWAFAYKISVPLHIILRSAGPVASMVIGYVYNAAMADAQSKGVSIHVNSDAADTMTTVMGFTILALAMVLSAFQGIYADRLYATYGRGHWKEALFYSHALSLPLFLTSCPQLLGQWRVVASSPSLLSHLDSDLWVSKSAVRSTVFSMLGWICQVEAVEALLAHLPVQVAFLAMNALTQYLCIRGVHLLSARSSSLTVTIFLNVRKLVSLLLSIYLFGNHLARGVLGGAALVFVGGGLYGFEGARLRSVAKKAQ, from the exons GTCCCTTAATAACCTTCGCTCAATTCGCCATCTGCGCCTTATTCACTATCCCAAGCTTCCTATCCCCCTCAGCCGGACCACAAGCCCTATTCCTGAACCCACGCGGTATTCCACTACGCTCATGGGTGATATATACCGCCTACTTCGTGAGCGTCAACCTCCTCAACAACTGGGCCTTCGCATACAAGATCTCCGTCCCACTCCACATCATCCTCCGGTCCGCAGGCCCCGTCGCCTCAATGGTAATCGGCTACGTATACAACG CCGCCATGGCTGACGCGCAATCCAAAGGTGTATCTATCCACGTCAACTCTGATGCGGCGGACACAATGACGACCGTGATGGGCTTCACGATCCTCGCGCTTGCGATGGTCCTCTCTGCGTTCCAGGGAATATACGCCGATCGTCTATACGCGACTTACGGCAGGGGTCATTGGAAAGAGGCGCTTTTCTACTCGCACGCGCTTTCTCTGCCGCTTTTCTTGACGAGTTGTCCGCAGTTGCTGGGTCAGTGGCGCGTGGTGGCTTCGTCGCCTTCTTTGCTGTCGCATTTGGATTCGGACTTGTGGGTGTCGAAGAGTGCGGTTAGGAGCACTGTTTTCTCGATGCTGGGGTGGATCTGCCAGGTTGAGGCCGTGGAGGCTTTGCTGGCGCATCTGCCAGTTCAGGTGGCATTTCTGGCGATGAATGCACTAACGCAGTACCTGTGTATCCGCGGAGTTCATCTTTTGTCGGCCAGGTCGTCGTCGTTGACTGTTACTATTTTCCTGAATGTCCGCAAGTTGGTTTCGCTGCTCCTGTCGATCTATCTCTTTGGGAATCATTTGGCTAGGGGTGTCTTGGGCGGCGCGGCTCTGGTGTTTGTCGGGGGCGGTTTATATGGCTTTGAGGGTGCACGTTTACGAAGCGTTGCCAAAAAGGCTCAGTGA